The genomic stretch AAAAAGTTATCTGTAAAGAGCATAACCTGAATTAGAAAATTCTGCTCAATATCAATCTTATTTGAGGCTAGAACACTTTTAGGTCCTTTTTACATACCTCCACTGTATTTGAATTCCAAAACAAGTTGTGTCAAGTTCACCCATTCTCGAATCTCTCGGTGCATTGAATTGAGTTGGTTAAGCTATATCGACAGTAAGAGATAGGGCAGCATCCCCAAAATATGTCTGTCAATGCTCCTTCTCTTCCTACAAATCAATAACCCAAACTATTCTTCTGCGTCGACTGAAACATCAGTCCTTTTTTCTATGGAACAGAGCTTTGACTAGCGAAAAGATTGCGACTAGCGCAATCTCAATGTGTTCTGAAGTGCTAGTCTTGATGCTTATTTGACCTAACCCTTGGTTGTTCAGGTTTGCGTTGATCGACATCTTTATGGTGCGGGTTGCCTTGAAATCAGTCTGAACACTTCCACTCAGAACCACATCCTTGTTGAAGGAAAGGATAGAAGCACCAAGAGTCACCTTATCATCTTTGATTGGGTAATCTTTTCCCCTTAAAGTCGCTTCTATGCTGGCGCCTGAAGCCACTTGACCACAACCCTGGATTTGTCCAGCATTTGCAGCTATTTTACATCTCCTTCCGATGATAAGTGTATTCTCTAGCTTACCTCCAATGAAATACATATTCCCATACTTCGTGACAGACAGACCACCTCCAGTAGTGTTAAGCTTGAAGTTTCGGAACTTGGCATCGCCATGAACAGTACAAACCAAATCATTGGCAGCAGTTTGGAGATCGACTTCTGTAAGCAGAGAGTAGCGTTTTGGATCAGTAAAACCAGCGATGCACTCAGATTGAATACTGAAATCTTCTTTATCCTTTCTCATTTGTGCAAAAAGCGATGCTTGGAGGTTTCTTCTTATCTCTTGAGAACCTTCCAAATTGATTCCATCAAACCCAACATCATGATCCCATCCATGAGAATCTAAAACCGGTCTCACAGTCCACTGATCATGACCTAATACACAGCGGAATCTGTGGACAGGGTAATCAGCATCAAAATTTAGTGGGATAACTAGATCCGATACTTGCATAACCTCTTGGGAAGCTATATCCTCGTTGCCATCATTACTTGTTGAGTCATTATTATGGTGAAGCATtgtttctctttgccttctgagTTCTTCCTTCCACTGTTTCTTTAGATACAAGGTTTCCCgataatctaactcatcaagataagCATTTCTCTGGACTTTGGATAGTTTTTGGAATTGGGCTTTTGTTAATATACGAAATGGAGGCAAGTTATCATAATCATCCTCATCCTCGTCATTGTCCAAAACCCCATCTGCATCATCATTATCAATGTCATTGGCAGTAGGTAAAGAACGGGGACGAAGTAAAGACGATAGGATATGAGGCAATGAAGGTGGCCGACTGCTATTAGGTGTTAGTTGGAAGCTGTCCTGAAATTTCAGTAGCAGATTAGCATCTGCCAAGACCTTGGTTGCAGCACATAACAGCAAGAACTGACGTAACCACACCTGGCCATTTGGTAGAACCTTCTCACCTTTAGTATTAGTTCTGCACATCGGATGGTTCTCTACAAGCACAGCAGGAGTTTCGAATTGTGCATTTGAAACAGCCTGACGTACATAATGCTGAATGATCTTCGTGCACTTATGCACAAAAGAATCGTAAGCGACAGGCAAGCCCGAGGGTCCTTCAGGAGGGTGTGATGAGGAATGTGTCATGACCAGGACGGTGTTAAACCAGATTGAAGAACCAAAAACATCAGTTATAAGCTTAAGCAGTGGGTAATCACTATATCCCCTGTTCATGACATCAAGCCGGTCAATATACAACACAACATCTGGTTGGGATTTCCTAACGAATCTTTTGATGGAGTGCAGCAACTTTCTGTTCTGATGCATATTACTGCAAGATGCTGAAAGACCAGGTGTGTCAATTACTGTAACATTAATGCC from Zingiber officinale cultivar Zhangliang chromosome 5B, Zo_v1.1, whole genome shotgun sequence encodes the following:
- the LOC121986352 gene encoding translocase of chloroplast 90, chloroplastic-like isoform X2 codes for the protein MLDFRKWVSNQIISNNLLSARPFRFFVDDITNEEASSRDTGSTSGTRLARDSQSHHIPATEIPASQHLITAESSQAGQGYHDWNADQLSKVEELQIKFLRIVHRMGMTPESIIVSQVLYRLQISSLIRAGDSDVKRPVFKVNKAWLAASQLEAAGRPDLDFSLRILVLGKTGVGKSSTINSILGQQMLATNAFQPATNRIQEIVGTVKGINVTVIDTPGLSASCSNMHQNRKLLHSIKRFVRKSQPDVVLYIDRLDVMNRGYSDYPLLKLITDVFGSSIWFNTVLVMTHSSSHPPEGPSGLPVAYDSFVHKCTKIIQHYVRQAVSNAQFETPAVLVENHPMCRTNTKGEKVLPNGQVWLRQFLLLCAATKVLADANLLLKFQDSFQLTPNSSRPPSLPHILSSLLRPRSLPTANDIDNDDADGVLDNDEDEDDYDNLPPFRILTKAQFQKLSKVQRNAYLDELDYRETLYLKKQWKEELRRQRETMLHHNNDSTSNDGNEDIASQEVMQVSDLVIPLNFDADYPVHRFRCVLGHDQWTVRPVLDSHGWDHDVGFDGINLEGSQEIRRNLQASLFAQMRKDKEDFSIQSECIAGFTDPKRYSLLTEVDLQTAANDLVCTVHGDAKFRNFKLNTTGGGLSVTKYGNMYFIGGKLENTLIIGRRCKIAANAGQIQGCGQVASGASIEATLRGKDYPIKDDKVTLGASILSFNKDVVLSGSVQTDFKATRTIKMSINANLNNQGLGQISIKTSTSEHIEIALVAIFSLVKALFHRKKD
- the LOC121986352 gene encoding translocase of chloroplast 90, chloroplastic-like isoform X1, translated to MLDFRKWVSNQIISNNLLSARPFRFFVDDITNEEASSREDTGSTSGTRLARDSQSHHIPATEIPASQHLITAESSQAGQGYHDWNADQLSKVEELQIKFLRIVHRMGMTPESIIVSQVLYRLQISSLIRAGDSDVKRPVFKVNKAWLAASQLEAAGRPDLDFSLRILVLGKTGVGKSSTINSILGQQMLATNAFQPATNRIQEIVGTVKGINVTVIDTPGLSASCSNMHQNRKLLHSIKRFVRKSQPDVVLYIDRLDVMNRGYSDYPLLKLITDVFGSSIWFNTVLVMTHSSSHPPEGPSGLPVAYDSFVHKCTKIIQHYVRQAVSNAQFETPAVLVENHPMCRTNTKGEKVLPNGQVWLRQFLLLCAATKVLADANLLLKFQDSFQLTPNSSRPPSLPHILSSLLRPRSLPTANDIDNDDADGVLDNDEDEDDYDNLPPFRILTKAQFQKLSKVQRNAYLDELDYRETLYLKKQWKEELRRQRETMLHHNNDSTSNDGNEDIASQEVMQVSDLVIPLNFDADYPVHRFRCVLGHDQWTVRPVLDSHGWDHDVGFDGINLEGSQEIRRNLQASLFAQMRKDKEDFSIQSECIAGFTDPKRYSLLTEVDLQTAANDLVCTVHGDAKFRNFKLNTTGGGLSVTKYGNMYFIGGKLENTLIIGRRCKIAANAGQIQGCGQVASGASIEATLRGKDYPIKDDKVTLGASILSFNKDVVLSGSVQTDFKATRTIKMSINANLNNQGLGQISIKTSTSEHIEIALVAIFSLVKALFHRKKD